Part of the Nitrospirota bacterium genome, GCTGCACGCCATGAAAAACGCAGGGATCGTAGACAGTCTCCGGGGAGCGCAGGGCGGGTATCTGTTGAGCAAGCTGCCGGCGGAGATTTCGTTGGCCGAGATCGTGGAAGCCCTGGACGGATCCCTGTCTCGCCCGTCGGGACATCGAGTCGGCCCGCGCCGTGCCGGGGAGCAGGCGAAGCCGGAACTCCTGCTGGCCAATGTCTGGGAGCGGGTCCGGCAAGCCGAGATGGAGGTATTGGGAGCCGTGACGCTCCAGGAGCTGGCCGACCGCCAGCAGCAACTGGAGCAGGAACGGGCGTTGATGTACCACATCTAAAGAATTGACGATTGTTGGATTGATACATTGACGGTTGATGGATTTAAAGCCGCCAATTACACGACCTTCATGGAGAAATTCCTATGACTCCCCAAACGACCCATCCAGTCGAGATACAGACGACCCCCATCCCGCCCGCGATCCTCGAGGAAATCGAGGCGTTTGAAGCGGAAGTGGCCCGCGTCAACGCCGGCGAGGTCTCGACCGACATCTTCAAGCCGTTCCGCCTCCAGCACGGGATCTACGGCCAGCGCCAGCCCGGAGTGCAGATGTTCCGGATCAAGATTCCGTTCGGCGGCTTGACCGCCAACCAGATCCGGCGGGTTGCGCAACTGGCCGAGACCTACACGACCGGCGTCGGCCACGTGACCACGCGCCAGGACATCCAGCTCCACTTCGCGGATCTGAACGACGTGGGCACCATGATGCGGCGGCTGGCGGAAGTCGGGCTGACGACCCGCGAGGCCTGCGCCAACACCGTGCGCAACGTGACCGCCTGCCACCTGGCCGGGGTCTGCCAGGGCGAGGTCTTCGACGTGACACCCTACGCCAAGACCGTGGCCCTGCACCTGCTCCGCAATCCGCTGAACCAGAGCCTGCCGCGGAAGTTCAAGATCGCCTTCTCCGGCTGCCGCCATGACTGCGCCCTGACTCCGATCCACGACGTCGGGCTCCTGGCCGCCAGGCGCGAGGACGGGACCATGGGCTTCCGGATGGTCGTGGGCGGCGGGCTCGGCTCCACGCCCCGGATCGCCCAGGTGCTGCGCGAGTTCGTCCCGATGGACGAGCTGATCCCGACGATCGAGGCCGTGATCAAGGTCTTCGACACGCTGGGCAACCGCAAGAACCGCCACAAGGCCCGGATGAAGTTCGTAATCGAGAAGCTGGGCTTCGAGGAGTTCAAGCGGCGCTGGGAGGAGGCCTACGTCGCCATGGGGCACGCGAGGCCCGACCGGAGCCCGATCAGGCTCCTTCAACACCAGGACGAGCCGCCGCTCATCATGCCGACCTCCCTCAAGGGCGGGAACGGCCAGAGGAACGGCGGAGGCAACGGCCACGCCGACCCGGAAACCGCCTACGCCACGTGGAGGCGGACCAACGTGATCCGGCAGCGGCAGCCCGGCTACGCCGCCGTGCTCATCAAGCTCCCGATGGGAGACATCACGTCGCCCCAGATGTACCACATGGCCGACTTGGCCGAGCGGTACTCCAACGGCAACCTGCGGACCACCATCAACCAGAACCTGATCGTCCGGTGGGTGCCCGAGTCCAAATTGGAGGACCTCCATCGCGAGCTGGCCGCCCAGGGCTTGGCGGACCCCGGCGCGGAACAGGTCGAGGACATCATCGCCTGTCCGGGTACGGACACCTGCGGCCTCGGGATTACCTCCTCCAAGGGGCTGGCCCGCGCCATGGCGGAGATCTTCCCGCCCGGCCGGGTGCCCGAGGATCTCAAGGACGTGACCGTCAAGATCAGCGGCTGCCACAACTCCTGCGCCCAGCACCACATTGCGACGATCGGGCTGCACGGGGTGGGCAAGCGCCTCGGCGACCACGTGGCCCCCCACTATGAGCTGCACCTGGGCGGGCAGGTGAACGGGACGGCCCGGATCGGTCAGATGACGGTCAAGCTGCCGGCCAAGAACGTGCCGGCCGCCGTCTCGCACCTGATCGAGGTCTACCGCCGCGACCGCAAGCCGGGGGAGAATCTGCAGACCTTCATCCTTCGGGCGGGGAAGTCGGCCCTCAAGGACGAGATGATTCCCTACACGATCGTTCCGGCCTTCGAGGAGGCCCCAGGCTATTACTACGATTGGGAGGGGGAAGACGAATTCGTGCTGGAGGATCTCGGCCCGGGCGAGTGTGCCGGCGGGGCCTTGGAGATGATTGACAACCGCATCCTGGAGGCGGAGCAGGAGCTGTACCAGGCACGCCTCCAAGCGGAGAAACACCAGCACGCCTTCGCGGTGAACAAGGCCTATCGGGCGGTGTTGGCCGGGGCCAAGGCCCTGCTGGTGACCGAGGGCCTCGATCCCGCCACCGATGCCGAGACCCTCGCCGAGTTCGAGCGGCATCTGACAAGTAAAGGCGTTGTCCCCGCCTCCTACCGGAATTTGAGTGAACAGGTCGGAGACCTGGGCCCGAAAGACGTCACGCCGGAATTCGTCCAGGCCAAGCTGGCCTTCGCCCGCGGCTTCGTGGAGGCCTGCAAGGCCGCCACGGAGGAGATGGGGAAGGACCTGAAGCTGAAGCAGGCCGAGGCGTCGGGAGGCGGGCAGCCGTCCGCCGCCGAGCCGGCGCCGGCTTCCCAGCCGGCAACCACGCAGCCAACGGTCTCCGAGCCGGCGGCCCCGGTCTATGACCTCCGCGGGGTGGCCTGCCCCCTCAATTACGTCAAGACCAAGCTGAAGCTCGAGATGATGGAGGCGGGCGAGAGGCTGGAGGTCTGGCTGGACGCGGGCGAGCCGATCAAGAACGTGCCGATGAGCCTGCGGAACGACGGCCACAAGGTCCTGGCCGAAGAGCCGTTGGATGCAGAGAAGGCCCACTACAAGGTGCTGGTCGAGAAGGTGGAAGGCTGAGACATGCTCAGGGGGTGGTGGTCGGTGGTCAGTGGACAGGATCGAGACGCTCTTCACGGACCCCCGACTACTGACCCCTGACCATGGTAGAAGGCAGGTAGAGAGGCGGCGCTGCATGACGGCCAGCAATAGACCCTCCGATGTGGAACTGAAGGCACTCAGCGACTCGTTCGAGTCGAAGCAGCCGCAGGACGTGCTGGCCTACGCCCTGGAGCGGTACGGCTCCCGGATCGTGCTGGCCTGCAGCTTCGGCGCCGAGGACGTGGCGCTGCTGGACATGATCCAGCGGATCAGCCCGCGGACGCCGCTCTTCTACCTGGACACGGACTTCCTGTTTCCGGAGACCTACGAGGTGCGGGACCGTCTCGTCGCACGCTACGGCCTGCAGCCCCAGCAGGTCATCCAGGTCAAGTCGAAGCTCACGCCCGAGCAGCAGGCCGCCCGGTACGGCGAGGCCCTCTGGGCGCGCGATCCGGACAAATGCTGCGAGCTGCGGAAGGTGGAGCCGTTGACCCGCGTGCTCGGCGGCTACGAAGCCTGGATCACCGGCATCCGGCGGGACCAGGCGCCCACCCGCGCCAACGCCGGGCTGGTCGAATGGGACGAGAAGTTCCAGCTCGTGAAGTTCAACCCGCTGGCGAAGTGGTCGGCCGCGGACGTCTGGGCGTACATCCGCGTCCACGAGGTGCCCTACAACGTGCTCCACGACCGCAACTATCCCAGCATCGGGTGCACCCACTGCACCGCGCCGGTTCAGCCGGGGGAGGACCCGCGCGCGGGCCGATGGAAGAATTTCGCCAAAACCGAGTGCGGACTGCATAAGTAGCGGACAGCAAGCAGCGAGCAGCCGCAGCAGGGGAAAGCTGCTCGCGACTTGCTATTCGCTGGTTGGGGAGGAGGAATGAAGAAGCTGGCGGTGATCGTGACGCGAGGCTCGTACAACAACCTGCTGCAGGCCTGCGAGTTCGTCCGGATAGCCGCGTCGGCCGGCATGCAGGTGAGCGTGCTCTTCCGGGACGAGGCGGCGGCCAAGCTGACGTCGGACCGGGTGAAGACACTGGTGTTTTCCGACGCCTACAAGGGAAGGGAGTCGCGGGCGCGGGAGATCCTGCGGGAGCGGAAGCGCGACGATCTGGCCGCGATTCTCCGCGAGATCAAGGAGCAGGGGGACGTCAAGTGGTCCGTCTGCCGGGACTCGATCGAGCTCTTCGAATTGAAGGTGGACCAGCTCATCCCGGAGTTGGACGAGGTGCAGAAGGCCGAGGCCTTCTGGAAGGAAGAAGTGGCGCAGGCCGACCGGGTCCTGACGTTCTAGGGAGGGAGTAGCGAACAGACGATAGCGAACAGCTCGGTATTCTGAGCTGCTGGCTATTTGCTGCCCGCTGTTCGCTGGTATTCATGCGGCAACTCATCGCGAAGATCGGCAAGGGCCCGAAGGCCTCCAAGGATCTGACCTGGGAGGAAGCCAAGCGGGCCATGCGCCTGCTCATCGAGGGGCAGGCCACGCCTGCGCAGGCCGGCGCGTTCCTGCTGGCGATGCGGATGAAGGGCGAGTCGGTCGCGGAGCTGGCGGCCTTCACCGCCGTCGCGCGGGAATACGTGGGGCCGCTGCCGCTGCCCAAGCCGCTGCCGCTCGTGGACGTGCCGGCCTACG contains:
- a CDS encoding phosphoadenylyl-sulfate reductase, which produces MTASNRPSDVELKALSDSFESKQPQDVLAYALERYGSRIVLACSFGAEDVALLDMIQRISPRTPLFYLDTDFLFPETYEVRDRLVARYGLQPQQVIQVKSKLTPEQQAARYGEALWARDPDKCCELRKVEPLTRVLGGYEAWITGIRRDQAPTRANAGLVEWDEKFQLVKFNPLAKWSAADVWAYIRVHEVPYNVLHDRNYPSIGCTHCTAPVQPGEDPRAGRWKNFAKTECGLHK
- a CDS encoding DsrE family protein, producing the protein MKKLAVIVTRGSYNNLLQACEFVRIAASAGMQVSVLFRDEAAAKLTSDRVKTLVFSDAYKGRESRAREILRERKRDDLAAILREIKEQGDVKWSVCRDSIELFELKVDQLIPELDEVQKAEAFWKEEVAQADRVLTF
- a CDS encoding sulfurtransferase TusA family protein; the protein is MTPQTTHPVEIQTTPIPPAILEEIEAFEAEVARVNAGEVSTDIFKPFRLQHGIYGQRQPGVQMFRIKIPFGGLTANQIRRVAQLAETYTTGVGHVTTRQDIQLHFADLNDVGTMMRRLAEVGLTTREACANTVRNVTACHLAGVCQGEVFDVTPYAKTVALHLLRNPLNQSLPRKFKIAFSGCRHDCALTPIHDVGLLAARREDGTMGFRMVVGGGLGSTPRIAQVLREFVPMDELIPTIEAVIKVFDTLGNRKNRHKARMKFVIEKLGFEEFKRRWEEAYVAMGHARPDRSPIRLLQHQDEPPLIMPTSLKGGNGQRNGGGNGHADPETAYATWRRTNVIRQRQPGYAAVLIKLPMGDITSPQMYHMADLAERYSNGNLRTTINQNLIVRWVPESKLEDLHRELAAQGLADPGAEQVEDIIACPGTDTCGLGITSSKGLARAMAEIFPPGRVPEDLKDVTVKISGCHNSCAQHHIATIGLHGVGKRLGDHVAPHYELHLGGQVNGTARIGQMTVKLPAKNVPAAVSHLIEVYRRDRKPGENLQTFILRAGKSALKDEMIPYTIVPAFEEAPGYYYDWEGEDEFVLEDLGPGECAGGALEMIDNRILEAEQELYQARLQAEKHQHAFAVNKAYRAVLAGAKALLVTEGLDPATDAETLAEFERHLTSKGVVPASYRNLSEQVGDLGPKDVTPEFVQAKLAFARGFVEACKAATEEMGKDLKLKQAEASGGGQPSAAEPAPASQPATTQPTVSEPAAPVYDLRGVACPLNYVKTKLKLEMMEAGERLEVWLDAGEPIKNVPMSLRNDGHKVLAEEPLDAEKAHYKVLVEKVEG
- a CDS encoding Rrf2 family transcriptional regulator; translated protein: MKVSQKATYGIMAALDLAAHNGTAPVQAKAIARRQAIPLRFLEQVLHAMKNAGIVDSLRGAQGGYLLSKLPAEISLAEIVEALDGSLSRPSGHRVGPRRAGEQAKPELLLANVWERVRQAEMEVLGAVTLQELADRQQQLEQERALMYHI